DNA sequence from the Bacillota bacterium genome:
CAGATGCGCCGCACCGAGGCGGCGCAAGAGGAAGCCGAATATTTGCCCGACGAACCCGAGCCCGACGACCAGCACCCGCATGCCGGGCGCGAACCCGGCCCGGTCCAGCCCCTTGACCACACACGCCAGCGGCTCCACCAGCGTGCCTTCTTCGAACGAGAGGTGATCCGGCATCCGCCAGGTGTCATGGCGGACGGCCTGCCGCGCCACCACCGCGTATTCCGCCATGCCGCCCGGGATGAGCGCCGGTTCGCGCCAGACGGCGCAGTGGACCACATCGCCCCGCCGGCACGCCTCGCACTCCAGGCACGGCGCGTGATGGTGCACCACCACCCGATCGCCGGGCTTGAACCCCGTCACACCTTCGCCGACCGCCGCCACTTCGCCCGCCGGCTCGTGGCCGAACACGAACGGCGCCTTTTGCTTGATGTACCAGTCCATCAGGTCGCTGCTGCAAATGCCGCACGCCCGAACGCGGACGAGCAGCTCGCCCGGACCCGGCTGCGGCACGTCCGCCTCGGCGACGGCCACATCCCCCGGGCCGCGCAGGACAGCGACCCGCATCGTCCGCGGCCAGTGTGCTCGCGCCATCATGCATCCCAGCCTTCCGGCCGCAACGCGAACTTCACGCCTTCGCCTCGCTCCAGGGCCGCAAACGCGTCCGCCAGCTCCGCCAGCGGGCGCTCGCCCGTGATGAGCCCGCCCAGCTTCAGCCGGCCTTCGGCCAGCAGCCGGTACGCTTCCTGCACGTCGGGAGGCGTGTAGTGGAACGAGCCCAGGAGCGTCACCTCGTCGTAGTGGATGCGTTTCGCGCTGAAGGAGACCCTCGTGTCCCCGGCGAGGCCGCCGAACAGCAGCGCCTTGCCGCCCGGGCGCACCAGCGCCGGTGCCTGCTCCCAAACCTCCGGCCGGCCCGTGCATTCGATGACGACGTCGGGCTCGGCCAGCCCGGCTCGCCGCAGCGCCTCGACGGCCTCCGGTACGTGGCCTTGCACGACGTGATGGGCGCCCAGCTGCTGGGCGAGCCGCAGGCCCGCCTCGCGCCCGCCGACGACGGTAATGCTGGGCACACCCAGCGCGCCGGCTACGGCGACGTGCAGCAAACCGATGGCCCCCACGCCGAGGATGAGGACGCTGTCGATGCCGCCGCGGCGGGCGATCGCGCCGTCGCGCGCGCCCGTGCCGCCGACCAGCGGTTCGCCTGCCGGCAGCGCCCCCAAGCGGCGCCAGCCGCGCAGCACGCACGCCAGCGGCTCCAGCAGCGCCGCTTCCGCGAAGGACAGATGCTCGGGCTTGCGGAAGACGTGCTGCTCCACGATGGGCCGCGGCAGCAGCAGATAGT
Encoded proteins:
- a CDS encoding alcohol dehydrogenase, giving the protein MMARAHWPRTMRVAVLRGPGDVAVAEADVPQPGPGELLVRVRACGICSSDLMDWYIKQKAPFVFGHEPAGEVAAVGEGVTGFKPGDRVVVHHHAPCLECEACRRGDVVHCAVWREPALIPGGMAEYAVVARQAVRHDTWRMPDHLSFEEGTLVEPLACVVKGLDRAGFAPGMRVLVVGLGFVGQIFGFLLRRLGAAHLAGSDLVPKRLALAEQHWADAIYDASKQTPPGEAFDLVVVTPASPRAMVSGAAAVRRGGKLLLFAPTPPDELVPFPVYDLFFREITLVTSYSAGPGEMRRALEHVAAGVLPASLLITHRFPLQEVAEAYRTAQDIHNALKVIVTMEAGDDA
- a CDS encoding alcohol dehydrogenase, with product MKQAYVERVGSLVFRELPVPEPGPGELLVRIHTALTCATDLKTLRRGHAKLKVPGPLGHEAAGLVAAVGPGVEAFSPGDAIMWVPTAPCRECSACRRGLYNHCETMFDRVAMGAYADYLLLPRPIVEQHVFRKPEHLSFAEAALLEPLACVLRGWRRLGALPAGEPLVGGTGARDGAIARRGGIDSVLILGVGAIGLLHVAVAGALGVPSITVVGGREAGLRLAQQLGAHHVVQGHVPEAVEALRRAGLAEPDVVIECTGRPEVWEQAPALVRPGGKALLFGGLAGDTRVSFSAKRIHYDEVTLLGSFHYTPPDVQEAYRLLAEGRLKLGGLITGERPLAELADAFAALERGEGVKFALRPEGWDA